The Ahaetulla prasina isolate Xishuangbanna chromosome 4, ASM2864084v1, whole genome shotgun sequence genome has a window encoding:
- the LOC131197879 gene encoding olfactory receptor 6C1-like: MKSNESRISEFILLGFTDVRKLQLLFFAILLFAYLLTITGNFVIIILTNLDHRLQTPMYFFLWNFSIVEIGFTTTVTPQTLSHLLTGHKNILYVGCVIQSYMYFHLGTTEFFLLAVMSYDRYLAICNPLRYPSIMHKSLCTLLVSCCWIGSFLIIIGSFVILLQLPMCDSNILDHFFCDYTPLFQLLCGDKRFLELFGFITAALSLLGTLTVSVASYINIVRTVLNIPSATGRKKAFSTCASHFVVVSITYGSCIFLYISPSQAGRVEFGKIVAILNTIVSPLLNPFIYSLRNQQVQEALKDLLRQVVVFIIRSKENLNTQLNF; encoded by the coding sequence ATGAAAAGTAACGAATCGAGAATTAGCGAGTTCATACTTCTTGGTTTCACGGACGTTCGGAAACTGCAGCTCTTGTTCTTCGCCATCCTTCTCTTTGCCTACTTATTGACCATCACAGGAAATTTTGTGATTATCATCCTGACTAACCTGGACCATCGTCTACAGACCCCGATGTATTTTTTCCTTTGGAATTTCTCCATTGTGGAAATTGGTTTCACCACCACTGTCACCCCTCAAACCTTGTCCCACTTGCTGACGGGCCATAAAAACATTCTCTACGTTGGTTGCGTCATACAGTCTTACATGTACTTTCATCTGGGTACCACAGAGTTCTTCCTTTTAGCTGTCATGTCCTACGATAGATACCTGGCCATCTGTAACCCCTTACGCTACCCATCCATCATGCACAAGAGTTTATGCACCTTGCTGGTTTCTTGTTGCTGGATTGGAAGCTTCCTCATCATCATTGGCTCCTTTGTGATCCTCCTACAGCTTCCAATGTGCGACTCAAACATCCTGGACCACTTCTTTTGTGACTACACACCCTTGTTCCAACTCTTATGTGGGGACAAGAGATTTCTCGAACTTTTTGGGTTCATCACCGCTGCGCTTTCCTTGCTGGGGACTTTGACTGTTTCAGTGGCTTCCTACATCAACATAGTCAGAACCGTCTTGAATATCCCGTCTGCTACAGGGAGAAAGAAAGCTTTTTCCACCTGTGCCTCTCACTTCGTGGTTGTGTCCATCACCTACGGGAGCTGCATCTTCCTTTATATCAGCCCATCCCAGGCAGGCAGAGTGGAGTTTGGCAAAATAGTGGCCATTCTCAACACGATTGTTTCTCCTTTGCTCAATCCTTTCATTTACAGCTTGAGGAACCAACAAGTTCAGGAAGCGTTGAAAGATCTGTTGAGGCAGGTTGTCGTTTTTATTATCAGGTCCAAGGAAAATCTGAACACACAGTTGAACTTCTGA